Proteins encoded together in one Triticum dicoccoides isolate Atlit2015 ecotype Zavitan chromosome 7B, WEW_v2.0, whole genome shotgun sequence window:
- the LOC119342217 gene encoding serine/threonine-protein kinase UCN-like produces the protein MPMEVDLDRARALRVLGRGAMGTVFLVEADPARPGCGRYALKVFDKRSAGPTKPDADRRARWEVTLLSRLAHPHLPSLLGSAETPDLLAWAVPYCPGGDLNELRYSLADRVFSPAAIRFYIAETVSALADLHASGIVYRDLKPENVLLRADGHVTLTDFDLSRLLPASTSSPSTSPPPQVKPVFHHGHRRARASAAGHHAKRESSSAAASTPKLQQFQNLVRFLLRSNGAAPELAKKTKSARVSPVSRKAACLGAAWGRSYSFVGTEEYVAPEVVSGDGHGFAVDWWAVGVLVYEMAFGRTPFKGKNRKETFRNVLHKEVEFPGDTQRRMPELTDLISRLLQRDPARRLGYASGADEIRAHPFFAGMAWDMLAEVTRPPYIPPPAEDNTVEDQGFDVRDYFKKLHQPPPPPPPESGSSSSSSSSDFSSVF, from the coding sequence ATGCCCATGGAGGTCGACCTCGACCGTGCACGCGCTCTGCGCGTTCTCGGCCGAGGCGCCATGGGCACCGTCTTCCTCGTCGAGGCCGACCCGGCGCGGCCCGGCTGCGGCCGCTACGCCCTCAAGGTCTTCGACAAGCGCTCCGCCGGGCCGACCAAGCCCGACGCCGACCGCCGCGCACGGTGGGAGGTGACCCTGCTCTCCCGCCTCGCGCACCCGCACCTCCCGTCCCTCCTCGGCAGCGCTGAGACGCCCGACCTCCTCGCCTGGGCCGTCCCCTACTGCCCCGGCGGTGACCTGAACGAGCTCCGCTACTCCCTAGCTGACCGTGTCTTTTCTCCGGCCGCCATACGCTTCTACATCGCCGAGACTGTGTCCGCGCTCGCCGACCTCCACGCCTCCGGCATCGTGTACCGCGACCTCAAGCCCGAGAACGTGCTCCTCCGAGCCGACGGCCATGTTACCCTTACCGACTTCGACCTCTCGCGCCTCCTCCCGGCTTCTACCTCCTCCCCGTCAACGTCGCCTCCTCCTCAGGTGAAGCCCGTCTTCCACCACGGTCACCGCCGGGCGCGCGCCTCCGCTGCTGGCCACCACGCCAAGCGCGAGTCTTCGTCTGCGGCCGCGTCGACGCCGAAGCTGCAGCAGTTTCAGAACCTGGTTCGTTTCCTGCTGCGAAGCAACGGCGCCGCCCCCGAGCTGGCCAAGAAGACCAAGTCAGCGCGCGTGTCCCCCGTGAGCCGGAAGGCCGCATGCCTCGGCGCGGCGTGGGGCAGGTCGTACTCGTTCGTCGGCACGGAGGAGTACGTGGCGCCAGAGGTGGTGAGCGGCGACGGCCACGGGTTCGCCGTGGACTGGTGGGCCGTAGGCGTGCTCGTCTACGAGATGGCGTTCGGCCGCACGCCGTTCAAGGGCAAGAACCGCAAGGAGACGTTCCGGAACGTGCTGCACAAGGAGGTCGAGTTCCCGGGCGACACCCAGCGCCGGATGCCAGAGCTGACCGACCTCATCTCGCGGCTGCTGCAGCGGGATCCCGCGAGGCGGCTCGGGTACGCCAGCGGCGCCGACGAGATCCGGGCGCACCCGTTCTTCGCCGGGATGGCGTGGGACATGCTCGCGGAGGTGACCCGCCCGCCCTACATCCCGCCGCCAGCGGAGGACAACACAGTCGAAGACCAGGGCTTCGACGTGAGGGATTACTTCAAGAAgctccaccagccgccgccgccgccgcctccagagtcgggctcctcgtcgtcgtcgtcgtcgtcggactTCTCGTCGGTGTTCTGA